GCTGCTCTTGGCGAAGGAGAAGGTTGCCTATCTGTTGACCGTAATGTGCCTGGTTATGTAGTTCGCCATGCTCGCGTTACTGTTGACTACTTTGACAAGGATGGCGAAAAACACCGCATCAAACTTAAAGGCTATAACTCCATCGTTGTTCAGCATGAAATTGACCACATTAACGGAATCATGTTTTACGATCGTATCAATGAAAAAGTCCCATTTGCAGTTAAAGATGGTTTACTAATTCTAGAATAAAGAAAATCCCGTTGCAAGACGGGGTTTTGTGTTATAATAGAGGCATGAAAACAAATGATATTGTCTATGGCGTCCACGCCGTTACCGAAGCCCTACTTGCAAATACCGGCAACAAACTCTACCTCCAAGAAGATCTCCGAGGTAAGAATGTTGAGAAAGTCAAGGAGCTGGCTACAGAAAAGAAGGTATCCATTTCTTGGACCTCAAAAAAATCTCTCTCTGAGATGACCGAAGGTGCTGTTCACCAAGGTTTTGTTCTACGAGTGTCCGAATTTGCCTATACCGAGCTGGATCACATCCTTGCCAAAACACGCCAAGAAGAAAATCCACTTCTCTTGATTCTGGATGGGTTAACTGACCCTCATAATCTAGGTTCCATCTTGAGAACAGCTGATGCGACCAACGTTTCAGGTGTCATCATTCCCAAGCACCGTGCTGTCGGAGTTACTCCTGTCGTTGCCAAAACGGCCACAGGTGCTATTGAACACGTTCCAATTGCCCGAGTGACCAATTTAAGCCAAACTCTAGACAAACTCAAGGATGAAGGGTTCTGGACCTTTGGAACAGATATGAATGGTACTCCTTGCCACAAGTGGAATACAAAAGGGAAAATCGCCCTCATCATCGGAAATGAAGGAAAAGGTATCTCTAGCAACATCAAAAAACAGGTCGATGAGATGATTACCATTCCGATGAATGGACATGTTCAAAGTCTCAATGCCAGTGTTGCTGCAGCCATTCTCATGTACGAAGTTTTCCGAAATAGACTATAAAAAAAGTTTCCAGTCATCTGATTGGAAACTTTTTTATGATTATACTCAATGAAAATCAAAGAGCAAACTAGGAAGCTAGCCATAGACACCTCAAAGCACTGCTTTGAGGTTGTAGATAAGACTGATGAAGTCAGCTCAAAACACGGTTTTGAGGTTGTGGATAAGACTGACGAAGTCAGTTACCTATACCTATGATATATACGGCAAGGCGAAGCTGACGTGGTTTGAAGAGATTTTCGAAGTGTATTAACTATGTTCGGTGATAAACTTGTAGGCTTCTTGGCCAGCGATTGCTCCATCTCCAACTGCTGTTGTTACTTGGCGAAGGTCTTTCAAGCGAACATCTCCAACTGCAAAAATACCGTCAACTGCAGTTTTCATGTGGTTATCTGTCACAATCCAACCTGCCTGATCTTGGATATTTAATTCTTTAACAAAATCGCTAACAGGGTCCAAACCAACATAGATAAAGACACCACCAAAGGCTTGCTCTGTCACTTGACCTGTTTTCACATTTTCAAAGACGACCGATTCTACTCGGTTTTCACCCCTTATTTCCTTGACTACAGAATCCCAGATAAAGCTGATTTTCTCATTCGCAAAAGCGCGGTCTTGTAAAACCTTTTGGGCACGAAGTTGGTCACGACGGTGAACAATGGTAACAGTCTTTGCAAAGCGAGTCAAGAAGATAGCTTCTTCGACAGCCGAATCTCCACCACCAACTACCAACAAATCTTGGTCACGGAAGAAAGCACCATCACACACGGCACAGTAGGAAACACCACGACTGTTCAGTTCTTCTTCTCCAGGTACTCCCAAAGGACGGTGTTTAGAACCAGTTGCTACGATAACTGTACGTGTTTCATATGTTTGGTCATCAGTAATCACTTTCTTAAAATCACCATGGTCTTCTACATTTTCAACATAACCATAAATGTGCTCAACACCAAGATTTTCAAGTGGTTCAAACATCTTTTCAGCCAATTCTGGACCACTGATATTAGCGTACCCTGGGTAATTTTCGATATCGGAGGTATTATTCATCTGACCACCTGGTAGACCACCTTCAATCAAGCCTACTTTGAGATTGCTTCGAGCAGCATACAAGGCTGCAGTCATTCCTGCAGGACCAGCACCGATAATAATAGTATCGTACATATAGATTCCTTCTTTCTTGTTGTAACTATCTTTATTCTAACTCTTTCTTGTCAATCAAGCAAGGATTATGCCTTGAAAACAAGAATTAAACTCATAACCGCAAAGGATAATACTGGAACAACCAAGACTCCAATCATAATCATATCATAGAGATGGGCTTGGCGAGCCTTGGCTGTCTTATCAACTCCCGACATGGCTCTTAGTCCAATCCAAATCCCTAAAAAAATCAGGACGAGGATGGTGGTCAAGATCAAACTCTCGAAATATAAAGAAAATAGTTGCAGTAGCATGATTTCTCTCATTTCTATCTTTTTTAAAGAGTAAACTCAGCTAGTCCAGCTAACTGAGTTTTCCTTTATCTATTATATCAAATATAAGTCCGTTTGTAACTAGCAAAGAATTCTTTTGTCCGCTCTTCTTTAGGATGGTGGATAATCTCATCCGGTGTTCCAGACTCAATGATTTTCCCCTTATCTAAGAAGAGAATCTTATCAGCTACTTGGGCTACAAAGGACATGTCATGACTGACCAAAATCATGGTCTGACCTGACTTAGCAGCATCTGCAATAGACTTCTCTACTTCACCGACCAATTCTGGGTCAAGGGCTGAAGTTGGTTCATCTAAGAGCAAGACATCTGGTTTCATAGCAAGCGCACGCGCCAAGGCAACCCGTTGCTTCTGTCCACCTGATAAATGACGAGGATAATGGTTCTCTCGGTCAGAAAGTCCAACCTTAGCCAACTCTTCCTTGGCAATCTTGGTTGCTTCTTGGTCAGATAATTTCTTGACAACAACCAAACCTTCTTTCACATTATCAAGTGCCGTGCGGCGTTCAAACAAATTAAACTGTTGAAATACCATAGACAGCTTGCGGCGTAGGGCAAGGATTTCTTCTTGAGTGATTTTAGAAAAATCAACTGAAAAATCATCAATCTGAATAGAGCCACTGTCAGGTGTTTCAAGATAATTGAGATTGCGAAGGAAGGTTGATTTTCCAGCTCCTGAAGAACCAATCAAGGCTACGACTTCTCCTTTTTGGATATCCAAATTCAGATGATCCAAGACAGTCTGTCCTGAAAAGGATTTGCTTAAATTCGAAATCTTAATCATTAACGAAGGTCTCCTTTCACATCTGTTTGCACTGTATCCGGTGCAGAAATAGCCATTTTTCTCTCGATGAAACGACCGAGGCTTTCAATTCCGATATTGACTACCCAATAAACAAGAGCAACGGAGATGAAGCGTTCAAAATAGCGGTAGTCAGCTCCACCCAAAATCTGAGCTTGGGCAAAGACTTCCACAACACCCGCACTGAAGGCTAGAGAAGTCCCTTTGGTCAAGCCGATTAGGGAATTGATTAAAGTTGGAGTCGCCACAACAGCTGCATTTGGAATAATCACTCGACGATAAACTTGCGCTCGGGTCATCCCCAAACTACGTGCCGCCTCAATCTCACCAGGATTGACTGAGAGAATGGCTGCACGAATGGTTTCACTAGCATAAGCTGCCTCATTAAAGGCAAAGGCGACAATCGCAAAAACAGCCGCTGGAATGGCATTGATATTGAAACCAGTTCCCCATTGCTGATTGAGAGCTTTCAAAGCCAAAGGAATTCCGTAGTAGGTCAACATGAGTTGCACCAAAATCGGTGTCCCTTTTAAGAAACTAACGAAGAAGGCCTGCAAGGGATATAGAATCTTGACACGATTGATTTTCACAATGGCAAAAAGAAGCGCCAAAACCAAGCCAAAAAAGGCACCACCAATTGTCAACATAATCGTTGTTGGAAGTTGTTGGACAATTCTTGGAATCCCATCAAAGACCGAACGCAGGCTAAACAGCTTGCCATCCGGAATCAATTGCATCAAGTTTTGGTACCAATCTGATGCTAAAATCGTTGTAACATTCATAAAAACATCCTCTCCTGATAATGATTCATTCTACCATACTTCTGCCGTCAATGAAATTATTTGCTACGGTCAGATACAGACTTTGTCTACCTACTAGTTTATCATACTTTGAAACAGGGAGGTTATATATTTTATCTATCAAAGAGATAAGTAAAAACTATTTCAATCCCAATTCTTCATAAGCTTTTCGATAACCGATTTGCTTAACAGTCCCGTTTTCTACTAAAATGGGCCGTTTTAACAACATACCGTCGCTTGCTAGTAACTCAGCTGCTTCTTGGTTTGACAGGCTTCCTACCTTATCTTTCAGCCCTAATTCACGGTATTTGATCCCACTGGTGTTGAAAAATTGCTTCAACTCAAAACCTGAAGTCTCTAGCCAGTTTAAAATGACTTCTTGACTAGGTGTTTCTTCCACGATATGGACGGCTTTGTAGTCCACACCGAGTTGGTTTAATTCTTGTTTTGCTTTTTTACAAGTTGAACATTTTGGGTATTCGATAAATTCTAACATGTCTTTCACTTTCTATTATTTATATCTTTAAAATCTACGCCTTCATAATCCAAGAGCCAGGCTTTCTTTTCCACTCCTGCAGCATAACCTGTCAGACGCTTGCCTGCTCCCAGCACACGATGACAAGGTACTAGAACAGACCACGGATTGCGTCCCACCGCTCCGCCAATTGCTTGAGCAGAATCCACTTGTAGCTCTTGGGCTATTTGTCCATAGGTCACTGTATGACCATAAGGAATTTCCTGTAAATAGGACCAAACTCGCTTTTCAAAATCCGTTCCGATTGGAGCCAAGGGCAAGTCGGATAAATCCTGAGACTTGCCTTTAAAGTAAGCATCTAAGCAAGCAATAACTGGGTCTAAAATGGGATGACTAACAACTGCTTCTATCGTCTCATCTCCTAGTCCCCTCTCAAAATGCTTCTGCTCCTGCACCCAAACGCCATACAGATATTGCTCGTCGGCAACCAAAGACAAGGTTCCTATTGGCGAAAAGTAGAGCATTTTTGCGTACTTCTTTTTCATTATTTCTTCAATTTTTGATAGGCCAGGCGTTCGCCATCAACCGGCACCTTACCAACTTGTCTAAAACCAAGTTTTGCAAAAATATGTTGCATGACCTTGTTTGCAACATGCGTATCTGAGCGAAAATCTAGATAATCAAATCCTTCAATCAAGCCCTCTAAGAAGGTTTGAGCAACTCCTTGTCCCTGCACATCTGCTGCCACAGCAATACGGTGAAAGACTAGGTACTCTGACTCTCCAGCTTGCCATTTTCCTTCATAAATAGCTTCATAGGCTGCCTCTGGACTTTTGGTCACAGCTGCATAGGCTAGTAGTTCTCCCTCTTCCAAGGCTACGTAGGCTTGACCTGAGATAATATCATCGATAATAATGTCCGCATTTGGATAACCATTTTGCCACTGGTCACTACCAGCATCTGCTAAACATTTCTTGGCTTCCTCCATCACCTGCATGATGGTATCTACTTCATTTGGAAAAGCTAAACGAATCTCCATCTTTTCTCCTCATTTCTGACTAGTTTCTCCCATCATAGCATAATTCAAGCCTTTTCACAAGCAGTTAAAACTTGACTTTCTGTTTTTATTATTTTATAATCTAGTTATTAAAACTAGATTATAAGGAGTTTAAAATGAAAACTACCTTTTCCTACCCAAAATGGGCAGAAATTCCAAACATTGACCTCTATCTGGACCAGGTTTTGCTCTATGTCAATCAGGTCTGCGCTCCTGTCTCTCCAGATAAAGATAAGGGGCTAACAGCATCCATGGTCAATAACTATGTCAAACATGGTTATCTTACAAAGCCTGACAAGAAAAAATACCAACGCCAACAGATTGCCCGTCTGATTGCTATCACAACCCTCAAGTCTGTATTTTCTATTCAAGAAATAGCCCAGACACTGAATACTCTACAAAGTCAGGCTAGTTCAGAGCAACTCTACGACGCCTTTGTAGATTACATGAACCAAGAGATTGACCCAGCAAACCCTATTATCCAAAGTAGCTGCCAAACAGTTAAACTCTATCATCAAACTCTAGACTTAATCCATCATACTCAAGAGGAGGTAAGCCGATGAACACTAGTCTTAAACTCAGCAAACAACTCAGTTTTGGAGAGGAGATTGCTAATAGCGTGACCCATGCTGTGGGGGCAGTCATCATGCTCATCTTGCTCCCTATTTCATCCACCTATAGTTATGAAGCACACGGATTTTTATCCTCTATCGGCGTTTCCATTTTCGTCATCAGTCTCTTTCTCATGTTCCTATCATCCACCATTTACCACTCTATGGCCTACGGTTCAACCCACAAATACGTCTTGAGAATCATCGACCATTCGATGATTTATGTGGCTATCGCAGGCTCTTATACGCCAGTCGTCTTAACCTTGATGAATAACTGGTTTGGCTATCTAATTATTGCCATCCAATGGGGAACGACCATCTTTGGTATTCTCTATAAAATCTTTGCTAAAAAGGTCAATGAGAAATTCAGCCTTGCTCTTTACCTGATTATGGGCTGGTTGGTTCTGGCTATCATTCCTGCCATTATCAGTCAAACAACACCAATCTTTTGGAGCCTCATGGTAACTGGCGGACTTTCTTATACAGTTGGAGCTGGATTTTATGCCAAGAAAAAACCTTATTTCCACATGATTTGGCATCTCTTTATCCTAGCTGCGTCCGCACTCCAATACATCGCCATTGTTTATTACATGTAAAAAAGTTGAGAAATTCAATCTCAACTTTTTTCTTTACACATATTGATAAAGTACTGGTGCAAGCGCACATCATCAGTCAATTCTGGATGAAAAGAAGTTACAAACATATTTTTTTCTTGGGCTGCAACGATTTGATTATCAACTGTTGCTAGAATTTCTACACCCTCTCCAACACTAGTGATAATTGGACCACGAATAAAGGGCATTGGAATCTGACCGACTCCCTTACATTCTGCTTCCGTATAGAAACTTCCTAGTTGGCGTCCGTAGGCATTTCGCTCGACCACCATATCCATAGTTCCTAGATGACTCTCTTCCTGAGAAGTAATTTCTTTAGCCAGCAAAATCAAGCCTGCACAGGTTCCAAAGGCTGGTAAACCAGATAGAATGGCTTCTCGAATGGGAATCAGCATGTCCTGCTCACGTAAGAGCTTGCCCATGGTTGTAGATTCCCCACCAGGTAATATCAAACCCGACAAATCACTCTGATGTTTCTGAAAATCTTCTAAATTTCTGATTTCAACACTCTCGACACCTAATCGATCTAGCACTTTTGCATGTTCTGCAAAGGCCCCTTGCAAGGCCAATATTCCGATTTTCATCTATTTTCCTCGCTCTGCCATGAGAATTTGAATTTCATTTTCATTAATACCAACCATGGCTTCGCCTAGATCTTCAGAGATTTGAGCTAGGATTTGAGGATTACGGAAGTTAGTTACCGCTTTGACAATGGCACTCGCTCGTTTAACAGGATCTCCTGACTTAAAAATACCTGAACCGACAAAGACACCCTCTGCCCCTAATTGCATCATCAACGCAGCATCTGCTGGCGTTGCAACGCCTCCAGCCGCAAAGTTTACAACTGGCAATTTTCCATGTTCATGGACGTATTGAACCAATTCTACAGGTACCTGCAAGTCCTTAGCAGCAACATAAAGTTCGTCCTCTCGTAAGTTTTGAATACGGCGAATTTCCTGATTCATCATACGCATATGACGAACAGCTTGGACGATATCCCCCGTACCCGGTTCTCCTTTGGTACGAATCATAGAAGCACCTTCAGCGATACGACGCAAGGCTTCCCCCAAATCCTTAGCCCCACAGACAAAAGGAACTTGGAATTCTTTTTTGTCCACATGGAAACGGTCGTCTGCTGGAGATAAAACTTCACTCTCATCGATATAGTCAATCTCAATAGCCTCTAAAATCTGAGCTTCAACAAAATGCCCGATTCTGACCTTGGCCATTACTGGAATACTAACCGCTTCTTGGATTTCCTTAATCATCTTTGGATCACTCATACGGGAAACACCACCAGCTGCACGGATATCAGCTGGAATCCGCTCCAAGGCCATAACAGCAGCCGCACCAGCAGCTTCTGCAATGCGGGCCTGTTCAGGGTTTTGAACGTCCATGATAACCCCACCTTTGAGCATCTGTGCCAAGTTTTTATTTAGTTCATAACGATTTTCAGTCATTTCTTAATCCTCATCATTTGTATTGGTAGCTACCATTTCATTTTAAGCCAGATTAGAATGAAGTACAAGATAAAAAAAGGATAATTGTATGGGTACAGATTGATACTCAATGAAAATCAAAGAGCAAACTAGGAAGCTAGCCGCAGGTTGCTCAAAGCACTGCTTTGAGGTTGTAGATAGAACTGACGAAGTCAGTAACATATATACGGTAAGGCGAAGCTGACGTGGTTTGAATTTGATTTTCGAAGAGTATAACTAAAAAACTATCTGACCTTAACCTAAGGCCAGATAGCTCGTCAATTTTTATTTTTCAGCTGTAAGTGCAGCCATTGTAATGTAATTGTATGGTTTGTTAAAGTGTGGCAAGAAGAAGAGATCTGTCAAGGCCAATTTATCGATTGTTACATGCTCTTGGATAGCAAGTGAGAACATGTGGATTCCCATACTGATAGCTGCATCATGTGAAACCATTTGTGCACCAAGGATTTCGCGGCTGTCTTTATCAAAAACAATCTTGATGGCAACTTCGTGGTTGTCATGTTTGATAAATTCTGGTTTTTGAAGATCGTTAAAGCCAGTTTCAGTTGCATTATAGCCTGCAGCTTTGGCTTTTTCAAGAGTCAAACCAGTCGAAACCATGTGAAGACCGTAGATAGAAATACCGTTTGATCCTTGTACACCAATTCCTTCCAATTCATGTCCACAAGCATTGTAAGCACCAACGATACCAGTACGTACAGCGTTAGATGCAAGAGCGATGTAGCTAGTATCTTTACGAGCATTGTCATAAACAGTTGCACAGTCACCAACAGCGTATACACCTGGGATAGATGTTTCTTGTTTCTTATCTACAAGGAAGGCACCGTTACGGAAGAGTTCAATCTTTCCGTCAGCAAGAGCTGTGTTTGGACGGAAACCAACAGCAAGAACTACCATATCTACATCAAATGTTTCTTTGTCTGTTACCAAGCGTTCAACTTTTCCATCACCTTGGATGGCTTTAACTGTTTGACCAAGAGCCAAGCGGATGTTGTGGTCTTCCAAGTTCTTCGCCATCATTTGAGTAAAGTCTTTGTCATAGTAGCCGTTCAAGACAGTGTCTACAATATCTACAAGCACTACTTCTTTTCCAAGACGCTCGAAAGCTTCGGCAAGTTCTACACCGATGTAACCACCACCAACAACGGCAATGCGCTCAAGGTGCTTGCTCTTATCTTCAAGTTTTTCAATAACTTCTTCAGCGTTTTGGTACAATTTAACAAATTGTACATTTTCAAGAGTTGCTTTGAATTCGCGGTTGCCCTTAACGATTTCAACACCTTCGATTGGAGGCAAGATTGGAGTTGAACCAGTTGCAAAGATCAATTTATCATAAGACTCTTTGTGTTCTTTACCTTCAACTTCTGCTGTAACTACTTTGTTATCATAGTCGATTGAAAGAACTGGTGAATTCATGTAAACCTTAGCACCTTTAGCTTCCAATTTTTCTTTATCAGAATAGAACAAGCCTTCAGCACCGTCAATTTGTTCACCGATCCAAAGGGCCATTCCACAACCTAGGAAAGAGATGTTAGAGTTTTGGTCGAATACAACGATTTCGTTCTCATTACCAAAATTATCCAACATAGTATTAATACATGCTGTACCAGCGTGGTTAGCACCAACTACAACGATTTTACTCATAGAAAAATTCCTACCTTTAATTTAAAATTTACTCTTCTAGTATAACATTTACTGTTAGCGTTTACAAGAGTTTAGCTAATTTTCCCGTTTTTTTTGTAAAAAAATGTAAATAATCTGTATTTTATCAGTCTTTCTTACAATTACTCTTTATTTTCTGAGCATATTTCTTGACAAGTTTACAAATTTTATTTGTGAAAACGCTGACTTTATGGTATGCTAGTATCATGAAAAGAAAATGTAAGGGGTTAAATTTAATATAAATTTACTATATTTCAGTCTTCTTTTCATAAAAGAAAGGAGTTGGTAGCTTGCCTCTTAGTTCACATTCCGAACGGCTAATGGGGACTACTATCACTATTTCATTAGTAGATGAGCGAGCCGATAGCTTGATCCAGAAATCCTTTGATTTACTCAGAGAGCTCGAATACCGCTTCAATGCCAATAGCCAAGAATCTGAGTTGATGGAAATCAATCATCAAGCTGGAATAGCCCCCGTCAAGGTTCATCCAGACCTGTTCGAACTGATTTCACTTGGATTAGAGCATAGCCTAGCGCCATCTAGCCATCTCAATATCAGCATTGGTCCCTTGATTCAAACCTGGCGTATCGGTTTTTCAGATGCCAAAGTTGCCCAGCCTCAAGAAATCGAATCAATTCTCCCTTTAATCAATCCTCATTATATCGAGTTAGATTCTTCTACTTCTACTGTGTTTCTAAAACAGAAAGGAATGAAGATAGACCTAGGTTGTTTAGCCAAGGGTTATAGTGCGGATAAAGTTGCTCAATTTCTGAGAAAAGAGGGAGTGACATCTGCCTTGATCAATCTGGGAGGGAATATCCTGACTATTGGAAAAAATCAGGCAAGAGGGGATCAGCCTTGGCAAATTGGGATTCAAGACCCAGCCAATCCGAGGGGAAATCACTTAATGACCATCCCTGTTGTCAATAAATCTGTCGTGACTTCAGGCATTTATGAACGTCACCTGACTGTCGATGGAAAAGATTACCATCATATTTTTGACAGCCAAACAGGATATCCTGTTGAAACGGAACTAGCGAGTCTAACAATCATCTCTGATAAATCAGTTGATGGTGAAATCTGGACAACTCGTCTATTTGGAGAAAGACCTGCTTCTATCCTCTGGCAAGTCGAAAGTTTGGAGGGCATCGAAGCTATCCTCATCGATAAGGAAGGTCACCTAAGCTGTTCTTCAGGAATTCCTACTCTATAGAAACAAATGTTTCAATGGAGTTTTAAAATTGTATTATGTAAAAAGAGAAAGGAAATCTCATGTTAAAACTTATTGCTATTGTTGGAACAAATTCAAAACGTTCTACAAACCGCCAATTGCTTCAATACATGCAAAAACACTTTGCTGAAAAAGCTGAAATTGAACTTGTTGAAATTAAAGACATTCCTGTCTTCAACAAACCAGCTGACAAGCAAGTACCTGCTGAAATCCTAGAAATTGCTGCTAAAATTGAAGAGGCAGATGGCGTTATTATTGGTACTCCTGAGTATGACCACTCTATCCCAGCTGTTTTGATGAGCGCTCTTGCTTGGTTGTCTTATGGTATCTATCCACTTTTGAACAAACCAATCATGATTACAGGTGCCTCTTACGGTACACTTGGTTCATCACGTGCCCAATTACAACTTCGTCAAATCTTGAATGCTCCAGAAATTAAAGCAAGTGTCCTTCCAGATGAATTCTTGCTTTCACACTCTCTTCAAGCCTTCAACCCAAGTGGAGACCTAGTGGATCTTGATGTTATTAAAAAATTGGATGCCACTTTTGACGACTTCCGTATCTTTGTAAAAATCACAGAAAAATTGCGCAACGCACAAGCCCTACTTCGCAAAGATGCTGAAGACTTTGACTGGGAAAATTTGTAAGATAGGAGACCAAAAAGAATGAAATTTGTTGGACTTGTAGGATCAAACTACGATCAATCATATAACCGTAAACTCTTGGAATTCATCCGTCGTCACTTCAAACTCAAATTTGAATTAGAAGTTCTCGAAATTGATGAAGTTCCAATGTTTAACCAAGACGAAAAATGGGACGAAAGCTTCCAATTGCGTCTCTTGTATAACAGAATTACGCGTGCTGATGGTGTCATTATTGCTACTCCTGAGCACAACCACACAATCTCAGCTTCTCTTAAATCAGTTCTTGAATGGCTTTCATACGAGGTTCATCCATTTGAAAACAAACCAGTCATGATTGTGGGAGCTTCTTACTACGACCAAGGTACTTCTCGTGCCCAAGTTCACCTTCGTAAGATTCTTGATGCCCCAGGTGTCAATGCCTACACACTTCCAGGAAATGAATTCCTTCTCGGTAAAGCTAAAGAAGCCTTTGATATTAATGGGAATATCACAAATGAAGGAACTATTAATTTCCTTGAAACTTGCTTGGATAATTTTGTAAAATATGTAGGAGTTGTTTCAAAATTGAAAAAACCAAAACCAATTGAACCAGAAGATTTGGATTGTGGCAGACCAATTGCTACCACAATCACAGAAGTTGATCCCGATGATCCAGAATGGGTTGAAAAAGTTGCTGAAATTACTGGTGCGGTTTCAGGTGATACCTATGTCAAACTAGATCATGGTATCTTAACTGTTAACCAAATCGATATGTTCTTGAAAGCAATGCCATTTGAATTGACATTTGCAGATGATAACAACCAATTCTTATACTACAATAATGTTCACCAAGATCCAAACACCATGTTTGCTAAACGTGTACCATCTCAATCTGGTAACCGTCTCTCAACTGTCCATAACTCACTTCCCGGTGGACGTATGAAAAATGTTGAATGGGTTGTCGGTGTACTGCGTAATGGTGATCAAGAATATGTTCGTACAATCGTTCCTGGATCTCCTGCAGGGGTTATCAACACTCACAACTATCAAGCTATGTACTATCCTGATGGATCATACGCTGGTATCAATGAAATAGTCTTCAACTTCCAACCATGGCTTGATTGGTACCTCAATACAACTGGTCAACGTCTAGTTGGTGGAAATGCTGCAGCTCCTGCTGGCGGACATGGTCACGGTGATGCAGATGCTACATCTGGAGCTTCTGATGCAGGTGAGGCTGGAGGCCACGGTGGTGGTGCAGACGCTACATCTGGAGCAAGCAACTAATAGTAGTTTTAGGAACCAAATTGGTTCCTTTTTTAACCAAAAAAGACTAGCAGTTTGTA
The Streptococcus toyakuensis genome window above contains:
- the pdxT gene encoding pyridoxal 5'-phosphate synthase glutaminase subunit PdxT, which gives rise to MKIGILALQGAFAEHAKVLDRLGVESVEIRNLEDFQKHQSDLSGLILPGGESTTMGKLLREQDMLIPIREAILSGLPAFGTCAGLILLAKEITSQEESHLGTMDMVVERNAYGRQLGSFYTEAECKGVGQIPMPFIRGPIITSVGEGVEILATVDNQIVAAQEKNMFVTSFHPELTDDVRLHQYFINMCKEKS
- the pdxS gene encoding pyridoxal 5'-phosphate synthase lyase subunit PdxS, whose amino-acid sequence is MTENRYELNKNLAQMLKGGVIMDVQNPEQARIAEAAGAAAVMALERIPADIRAAGGVSRMSDPKMIKEIQEAVSIPVMAKVRIGHFVEAQILEAIEIDYIDESEVLSPADDRFHVDKKEFQVPFVCGAKDLGEALRRIAEGASMIRTKGEPGTGDIVQAVRHMRMMNQEIRRIQNLREDELYVAAKDLQVPVELVQYVHEHGKLPVVNFAAGGVATPADAALMMQLGAEGVFVGSGIFKSGDPVKRASAIVKAVTNFRNPQILAQISEDLGEAMVGINENEIQILMAERGK
- the nox gene encoding H2O-forming NADH oxidase; its protein translation is MSKIVVVGANHAGTACINTMLDNFGNENEIVVFDQNSNISFLGCGMALWIGEQIDGAEGLFYSDKEKLEAKGAKVYMNSPVLSIDYDNKVVTAEVEGKEHKESYDKLIFATGSTPILPPIEGVEIVKGNREFKATLENVQFVKLYQNAEEVIEKLEDKSKHLERIAVVGGGYIGVELAEAFERLGKEVVLVDIVDTVLNGYYDKDFTQMMAKNLEDHNIRLALGQTVKAIQGDGKVERLVTDKETFDVDMVVLAVGFRPNTALADGKIELFRNGAFLVDKKQETSIPGVYAVGDCATVYDNARKDTSYIALASNAVRTGIVGAYNACGHELEGIGVQGSNGISIYGLHMVSTGLTLEKAKAAGYNATETGFNDLQKPEFIKHDNHEVAIKIVFDKDSREILGAQMVSHDAAISMGIHMFSLAIQEHVTIDKLALTDLFFLPHFNKPYNYITMAALTAEK
- a CDS encoding FAD:protein FMN transferase, which gives rise to MPLSSHSERLMGTTITISLVDERADSLIQKSFDLLRELEYRFNANSQESELMEINHQAGIAPVKVHPDLFELISLGLEHSLAPSSHLNISIGPLIQTWRIGFSDAKVAQPQEIESILPLINPHYIELDSSTSTVFLKQKGMKIDLGCLAKGYSADKVAQFLRKEGVTSALINLGGNILTIGKNQARGDQPWQIGIQDPANPRGNHLMTIPVVNKSVVTSGIYERHLTVDGKDYHHIFDSQTGYPVETELASLTIISDKSVDGEIWTTRLFGERPASILWQVESLEGIEAILIDKEGHLSCSSGIPTL
- a CDS encoding NADPH-dependent FMN reductase — its product is MLKLIAIVGTNSKRSTNRQLLQYMQKHFAEKAEIELVEIKDIPVFNKPADKQVPAEILEIAAKIEEADGVIIGTPEYDHSIPAVLMSALAWLSYGIYPLLNKPIMITGASYGTLGSSRAQLQLRQILNAPEIKASVLPDEFLLSHSLQAFNPSGDLVDLDVIKKLDATFDDFRIFVKITEKLRNAQALLRKDAEDFDWENL
- a CDS encoding NAD(P)H-dependent oxidoreductase, which encodes MKFVGLVGSNYDQSYNRKLLEFIRRHFKLKFELEVLEIDEVPMFNQDEKWDESFQLRLLYNRITRADGVIIATPEHNHTISASLKSVLEWLSYEVHPFENKPVMIVGASYYDQGTSRAQVHLRKILDAPGVNAYTLPGNEFLLGKAKEAFDINGNITNEGTINFLETCLDNFVKYVGVVSKLKKPKPIEPEDLDCGRPIATTITEVDPDDPEWVEKVAEITGAVSGDTYVKLDHGILTVNQIDMFLKAMPFELTFADDNNQFLYYNNVHQDPNTMFAKRVPSQSGNRLSTVHNSLPGGRMKNVEWVVGVLRNGDQEYVRTIVPGSPAGVINTHNYQAMYYPDGSYAGINEIVFNFQPWLDWYLNTTGQRLVGGNAAAPAGGHGHGDADATSGASDAGEAGGHGGGADATSGASN